The Cryptomeria japonica chromosome 9, Sugi_1.0, whole genome shotgun sequence DNA segment gatggcacccacaacttcactactgcaataataaaggttgctcgtttagagctacatgtttagctatttctgatagcttaccttgttaggagtatcaagatctttagatctaccttgctaaaggattttacaacacttatacaaaatgttgcacctggttaaaggctttacaatttatagacttaattagagtcttttaccctattaaaggtttctattacaactcaaatgattcaataaaatctttacaaatacctgcaactttacatctgaaatgttatagcagattctatgtgctcaatatgaaattaccttgctcatagcatacctcagtaattgataaatcaactcagtaaacccttctgtttactttgtcccttaaactgttctctgaagactttctcggtgacctctgaatatctctgtcagtcgtagtagtcacaactcaatgtgtcctcttatgattttccttttaactcttctatcacacgtCTCTCATgttgattctcaaatcactctgtataaatagatctctaggatggtgatttgttcatgctttgatcttacaaacaagattcatcgaatgaataaacatagaaattattttattggataaacttcctcaaaatcatacaaaatcttgaagtgcaatttcctatgtgataacggttccctgttcctcgattcctgtaacacgtttccacatatgtgtctaggttcattgaatctggtaacacatttctactcgattcagattactcggtataccttctttgttgctcgatagacatagaacgttactcagtagacagctcagtgtatacttaactctgtgactcctttcttctgtaaccaactgctttagtgcttaccgactgaatatttcggtaatattaaccgactagagtatataggatgactttggacataaaactaatgacaacttagtaaataataacaaattattcttctaaactaactcaatcatcacccttcaacattattaattattcaatttctattctttaattaattaatcaataaacccctttttaaaatattaattacgatttatttcttaattaaataatctttattatttaattaattacatttctaatgtttaaataatttcatttaaattatttaaattaattaaattattcctccaattccccaaattcaaatttcaaataatcccatctaattcatttctctcaaattcacatttcaccaaatctgaatttcaattaatttcatgtgcattttagcatttgaaagtccaaattgaatatgaaaataaaattcaatttcaaaatcctacaccACATGCTGAAAtcataactaattgatcaaatcagttgactaattagttaactcaattaactctccaatctccccttttcactccaaatcactttttctgactgatcaatcaatccacttatctctccaatcaattcagtcttctattcCATCAACTCAGTCATCTAACTAATCAATTGAGTCATCtggccaatcaatctagttgactactcaatcaattgAGAATAAATCAATCAActatgttaactgatcaatctaaattagttCACTCCCAATcagaacttgagttcaaaatccctccccatctgtgttgaaaatctatataaacaacatcattttctcaaatcaatatagatcacactcttcaaagcaaTTGCCAATCTATGCAGGAATTtcaatgcaatacctgagagccacccacACAATTtcgaagaacaatggaagctataatGTGATTGAGGgcatttttcaattatttaattgtttgattctttcacatttacatttattatattggtttatgtttgattttgtttaattagttaaggatccATGATCGTCCTTATTTCCTGATTAAGCATATTAGAttgatgatttcaagcatgaaacaAAAATGATTAGATATTGTTCCAGTCGCGGTAAATTTAGAATCAGGTTTCCTAATGGTATAGTCTATTGGCTTCATGGCCCCTAGCAAAATAATttatggtgtggatacttcattttctcttgcaaggtgttcaacaagtgggagaatgatcaaaaaatgatgtctcaaccttgcatttacataagattactatttataataagtttttgtttgagcatgattTGGTCCTAAATTTTGTCCAAAGCTTTGGATTGACTAGATAAGCAAGCCagtaaattttcattgcaagatcatgtctaTATGTGAATATATCATAGTTTTTGTTTTTGGATGTTGCGAACAAAAGTTTCAGAGTAAATTTTGAGGGCTTTAGAGGCTTTGAAATGGCCCAAAAGTTCATAACTAGGGTAGCTATTCATAACTTGATATAGCACATTATGAGCTTTCCGATGCTTCAAATAGTTCATCATTCAGACACTcagttcaaaagttatggcctttgaAATTGGGTctcctgaaatagaaaatataCAAACATGTTGAACACATAAATGAGTAATAAAAGGGAGGTACATGTGTTTATGTGTGTTTTGATACATCATAGGTAatctaggattggagataagatgggtgccacttaattgggtggttttagcccatggttttgtaacatTGTTTGATGggttcatgtattgtatctcctaaatatgaggtgcatgagatggaggttgtgtgtaaaagtcttatagctattgatttaCCTCTAAATCTCTAGTTGGTAATACTCCCGTAaaaagcttgctctacaagtatattgtaatctattattgatttttgaataatatattgggcaacttttggagtgtggagtttgTCCCGAGAGGGTTTTCCCATATAAATCATTGTCTTGTGGCATGCATGCAATTTATGTTTACTTGTATTAagtttatgtaactattgtaaGGATTTGTAAAAGTTTgtgttaccctcctctcaaggttagtgtaggaatttgttctactacttaacttccctACAATAATATGCAATTGCAAACCACATTTTGAAGTAAGAGAGAATTAACACACTCCATGTCAACATACATATCAATCATCAAATTCTCATAGACATCCACACTCAAACATTGTTGCTACTCATATGATCCTTCTCCATTGAAGAGAGGATATTTTAGCAATCACTCCCCCATTTCACTAGCTATTGCCATGTGAGAAGAAGTGACTATCCAACTCACTAGATATATAGTGGTAGTGCATGTGATGCATAATATCATACCTATACACAATAGTGGTAAGCTATATTTTACCAATCACAATACTCAATACAAGTAATAATAAATAGAGTCGCTCAACCACCACAATAGCAACACTAAGAAAACCCACATCATAGTGGTGAAATGCACTGGACAATTCCTATAAAAGAATTAACAATAAAATTTCTCATAGCCATTGTGTTGTAGTGAATCAAGATGTTTGCAACTATCTACACCCTTTAACATGTTGCACAATTTTCACATTGTTataatttattctattttcaattccaCTATGTTGAGGCATGTATATTATGGTCAAGTATCTTTGTCTTAGCTATAAAGGCTTTGTTTTTATAGGTGACATCAATTAACTAAAAAATTTACCATTATGATTCCTTTTATGAATGATAAAAAGTTTCTCACTATCATACCTATCAAATTCAACCTTCAAACTGTGCTCTAATAATTGACTTACCAACAAGATTTTATTCATAGGCCCTAGAACATAAAGAAAATGTGTTCAATTCATTACTCGAGAGTCTTGAGTGGTAGAGAAGTGGTCCTAAATATACTTTTCAAAATCTTTATATGTTGATTTTGTTGTATACAAATCTTTATATTATCAAGTATTGGCTAATTAATTGACAAGTCAAATGTAAGTTTCTAACCATTATACCTTTCAAAATGACCTTCAAATTGTGCTCTAGAAATTAACTTACTAATACAATATTCTTCATGGGCCCTAGAGTATAAAAAACTTTTGATTGACAAGTTGAACATAAGTCATTCAACAATATGCCTATCAAATTTAACTCCCAAATTGTGGTCTAGCAATTAACTTACCAAAACAATGCTCTTCATGGGCCCTAGAGCATAAAGAACTTTAGATTGACAAGTTGAACATAAGTTGTTCACCATTATACCTATTAGATTCGACTTTAAAAATGTGCTATAGGAATTGACTTACCAATTGGATGTTCTTCATGGGCCCTAGAGCATAAATATTTAAGGCAACACTTATAAGTCTTTAGTGGTAGAGAAAGGCCCTAAGTTTATAATCTTTACATGTTGATTTTTTGTACATCAATTCATATAATATCAAGTATTGGCTAAACAATTGATAATTTAAATGCCCTTCATGCCAAGTTTACTAATATAGGTACAAAAAATTACTAACAAACCAAAATGAATTAAAATATAGATTTTAAACTCATAGATTTATTTGTCATCAATATGTTTGTCATCAATATGAAGCAATCACATCAATTTATCTTAACCAATACAATAGTTAAATTTGTAGTAGAAGTGTCCAATTAATTTGTTAGCCTCAATTATAATACACTATAAAATAATTCTAATCATATGGGGTGGTTGATTAAGTTCGTTGCATACTAATATAATTTTTACATTATGTCTAATGTCATTCTCATCATGATATTTTATATATAGTCTAATTCTTGTGCAAGATTTGTATTAATCATTGTTATTTGATTTATATGTTCTATTAAATTAATTAGTACAATTAAAGAGAAGCCAtaattattttgttattttatgtatatattccatTAAATCAATTAGTGCAATTAGAAAGAAGCCATAATCTTTTTGTGTGGAGAAAATTTATGAAAGAATATATCAAACATAATCTAAATCTAAAAGTGATAGGTTTTAAATTAGGCTAAAACATTATTAAATAACTTTTTAgtgaaaacattttttaaaaaatatgaaaaatatttaacAATGATCATTGTTAaaagaaaaaaatctttaaaaaaaagagTCTAAGAGTCTACAATGTTGTTTCTAAATGATAGTTGCCGTTACAATTCTATTAAAAACACcataatacaaaaaaatattataaatattaatgtGGATAAAAATGCATACCTTAAAAAAAATACTTATTATTTTCATATATATCTTAAAAATTATTgtcattattaataaattaaaatactttttaaatggttttaattattaaattatcatACTTCAAAGAAAATTCTTCAATAGAATATGCAATATTTgactaataaaattatatttatatagatataattTGAGAACACCTTTAACTATATCAAAGCttaattcatatatatttaaaaaaagacTTCCTAGTTTTTTTTCCAATAGATAAATGTCAAATGTCAAATCTACTATTATAAGAAAATACTAGTATAAGTATATCCAGACCTAATGTTAGATTTGGTAAAGACCGAGACCGTGACATTCCcgtaatatttataaatttaatttgttATTGAGGGCAAATCACTAGGCCTTAACAAATCTTTAAAGCTTGCAGCAAAATCCGTTAACCCCAGACATACGATGAAGTGAGGTGAGTGGTCCCACTATTTCCCCACGATATTAGACTAGATATGGTCAAATATTGGATACGTCCGCAACAAAAAGACATATATTCCGACGGTAGAGAGCAGGACCATATCCACAACTAAAAATATATTTCACTTAGTACTGAATTAAACGTGTTTTAAACTTTAATATTTGCTAACGTAGGTGTGTGGACCTCTTATCCACAAATGTATTTGCTTTAGCCCAGACAACATTTTCACAGTGAAAGCAACCCAAGCTTAATCAATTCTGTTTGTCATAGCCACGTTTTGGATCTGTCAATTCCTTGTTTCTAATGGCATTCGTTGACCTGATAAGCTAGGAAAAGAAACTGTTTTTACAGGGGCCCGTTATTATTTGGGACGGTGGTTTATTTTTAGCTCTCACATACGATTTATAGCAGAGGATTGAATGCACAGATATGAATTAAACAGCAAAAGTAGATCATTAGAAATTGCGAACTTAACAAAGATGATCGCATTGAATTATCTTTCAACCGAAATACATCACAGGAACTTTAAAAATACTGAACGCAACGCACAAAGGGACAAGACTGTCCAaagcctttttagggttttcccATAATTCACTAAACAAAACCTAACAAAACGCCCTGTACCAGACATCGATCTTCAGCCAAACTTCAGTTCCAGCAGCATGTCACTGTTCAACCCCTGGAAGAATTATACAGCAGTGCCTGGAATGAATAGTTTATACAACATGATGgaaaattaattttcaaaaaataCTAGACAATAGACAATAGGATGTGATTATTTGTTTGGATTCAACTGAGTAGTTTGGAATTTCATGAAAACCCATCTCCCGTGTCCATGAATGGTCCACTTCACGGTAAAATTACATCCGTGATTGGTGAACCACCGGGACTTTATGGAGGGGCCGATGAAGATCGACCAAAAACTGAGCAGTTGAATCCCAATAAATCATAACCAAATTTGCTATTAGAAGACAAGAGGATGCCATTAAATTGGGCTTTAATGTGAAATTTACCAGACTCTCTTGGAGCGCTGCACCTGAAGCATTCCATCCTGCTGGCAAAGTTGTGCTCGTTACATCCTGACCTGCCATTCAGAAAAGAGGACACCTATACAAATCAGCCTTGGTTTGAGTAACAAGACACATTTTCTGAGATTTTCAGTTAATAATTACCTGGCACACAAAATGTAGGCAACGAACAAGactgatttaattttttttagagcTCACAAAGGTGAATATCACGGAACAATATGTTTTACCTGCCACAAATCCAGTCACCGGACTTCCATCCAGAGCGTCCGCCAGATCCAGCGTTATAGGAAGAGCCAAAGCCAAAGCCGCCTCCTCTGGATCCTCCCCGCCCTCCAGAGGACTCGAACCCACTACCTCCTCCACCGCCGGATTCCTCTTTACCAGATCCACATTTAAAGCAGCTTGAACGGCTGGCGAAATTGTGAGCGCCGCACCCTCCGGCAGAACAATACCAGTCCCCAGGCCTAACATCAGAGCCCCCTCCATaacccccaccacctcctcctccatatccgtaacttcctcctcctcctcctcctcctcctcctcctcccctgcTGAAGCTTCCATATTCACTCCTTTCATCTCCACGGGACCCTCCGGGCCTTGGATCTCCACACTTCTGGCACGAATCCCTCCTGCTGAAATTAAGGTGTTGGCATGAAGAACAATTCCAGTCACCCGGCTTGCGATTCATTTTTCCAAACTTGACTCGCTCCGTGGAATGCTCAAACACTCTGCGTAACAACAAACATTAAAGCAGGCATAATTCCTTGATATTCACTTTTTATTATAATCAACCTAAAATTCCAAGCACCCTGTGGTTTTCCTTAATATACATCTAAAGGAAACTGCCTTGTCGAATATACATAATTTAGACACAGAATTAGCAAAATGCCGTAGAAATCCTGGGCGCTGCCAATTAAGGGCAAACTTACAAGCTGTGATGAAAATAAGTCTCAAGAATGgggaaattagacaaaagaaatTCAAATGAATGTCTGATTCAGAAACGATATTGAACAAAACCTTGAAATGCTGTAATATTTTACATTTTCCGCTTTTCTGCAGAAGCCGTTATAACGGAAgacaaaaattatgcactttagGCAGAACAGCCAAAGCtaattattttaaagaaaaaaaccgATTCCGATTTTAAGACGTTAGTAACGCATAACATCAGTTAACTACCACGAACAAGCTAACAAATTAAGCGAACaagttaatttaattttaattcatGTGAAAGCAAACATTTCCAGAACTGCCTCCCCCAATATAGAAGTGCAATTCCACCTCATCTAACAAAGAAGACACTGTTATAAGTTATAAATTCAGTTAAAGCTAAAAACAGAATCTGCATTCTTGAGTAAATCGCATACTTGGCAAGACAAAAGAACTGTCATCTCAGGGCTAAACAAAATGTTCAACTCCAGAAACCCCTAGCCAAAATATTCAACCCTAACAAAAAAAAATTCCACCGGAAACAAAGAGAGTAAAGAACCTAGGACAATCTAAGCCAAGAAATTCAAAACTTGCGCAAAAGAATTTTGCGCACACAAGTTCCAATCTCAGAACAAAGCCAGAAACCTTGCAACACACACAACACGATATAACAGAAAGAAACCTAATTAATCCAAACAAGGACAAATCACAGAATTCTGCTCTTAGATACAAGAGCAGAAATGCGAATTCAACACAATTTCAGGCAAAGATCAAATGAAATACAAAAGAATACCGCAATTTACATCTCTAACAAGAGCCTAATTTCAGAATTTTACTTTTTGCAGAGAAAATCAATTTACATGTCCAAGAAGGCTGGAAAATAAAAAAATTCGCTTcatcaaagaagaaaaataaaagcaCACATTTATAGTTCCAGAGAAGAACCAGAAAACCCCGACTTACAGAGAATTAGTTGAAACACAGCGGCTTCTTCAGTGCTATAATGAATAACACGAGAAGGGAAAAACAAAGCTGTTAAAAGAGTCTTCAAAGCCTTGAGCGTAGTCCAGTTGTTTATAAGAGACCTTGTCTTGTGTGTCTAGGACAACCGGATTCATCAATTTATAGTTGTCGGCATCGCCATCGACGTCGTCGATTCATTTCTCGGTGACCGTATTCCCTGATCCCGGCCAATTCCTTTATTTCCTTTCTGGATTTGCATGAAGGAATAGTATTTATGCTGAACTTTAATTGATTCTCCTTAGCTCCTCTGTGTATTTACCCCTCAATTGAAGTAAAATAATTTTGAAGTCCATTCAATT contains these protein-coding regions:
- the LOC131061909 gene encoding uncharacterized protein LOC131061909 isoform X2, producing MNRKPGDWNCSSCQHLNFSRRDSCQKCGDPRPGGSRGDERSEYGSFSRGGGGGGGGGGGSYGYGGGGGGGYGGGSDVRPGDWYCSAGGCGAHNFASRSSCFKCGSGKEESGGGGGSGFESSGGRGGSRGGGFGFGSSYNAGSGGRSGWKSGDWICGRSGCNEHNFASRMECFRCSAPRESGTAV
- the LOC131061909 gene encoding uncharacterized protein LOC131061909 isoform X1 produces the protein MNRKPGDWNCSSCQHLNFSRRDSCQKCGDPRPGGSRGDERSEYGSFSRGGGGGGGGGGGSYGYGGGGGGGYGGGSDVRPGDWYCSAGGCGAHNFASRSSCFKCGSGKEESGGGGGSGFESSGGRGGSRGGGFGFGSSYNAGSGGRSGWKSGDWICGRSGCNEHNFASRMECFRCSAPRESGVEQ